In the Vibrio gigantis genome, one interval contains:
- the aat gene encoding leucyl/phenylalanyl-tRNA--protein transferase has translation MTIYLTELDTTSIEFPSPFDALDEPNGLLAFGGDLSPMRILNAYSQGIFPWYGPGEPILWWSPAPRAVFNPKTFEPSKSLKKFQRKHNYRVSINQATDRVIGYCSSLRPEEETWLNSDMQSAYRKLASLGFCHSVEVWQDDELIGGLYGLQRGQVFCGESMFSLKTNASKIALWYFCEHFTQFGGQLIDCQVMNPHLESLGAIEVDRDEFLSSLQLLKEFSVDDACFKTQWLKEMP, from the coding sequence ATGACTATATACCTAACCGAACTTGATACTACTAGTATAGAGTTTCCTTCGCCTTTCGACGCGCTTGATGAACCTAACGGTCTGCTCGCCTTCGGTGGTGATTTGTCACCGATGCGAATTTTAAACGCTTATAGCCAAGGTATATTTCCATGGTATGGCCCAGGGGAGCCTATACTTTGGTGGAGCCCAGCACCACGAGCGGTATTTAATCCTAAGACATTCGAACCGTCAAAAAGTCTTAAAAAGTTTCAAAGAAAACATAATTACCGTGTCAGCATCAACCAAGCGACGGACAGAGTAATTGGTTATTGCTCTTCACTAAGACCCGAAGAAGAAACCTGGCTAAACAGCGACATGCAGTCAGCCTACCGCAAACTTGCTTCATTAGGTTTCTGTCACTCAGTTGAGGTTTGGCAAGATGATGAACTTATAGGCGGACTTTATGGCTTACAGAGAGGCCAAGTCTTTTGCGGTGAATCGATGTTCAGCCTAAAGACCAATGCCTCTAAAATTGCACTGTGGTACTTTTGTGAACACTTTACACAATTCGGCGGACAGTTGATTGATTGTCAGGTAATGAACCCTCACTTGGAATCCTTAGGCGCTATCGAAGTTGATAGAGATGAATTCCTAAGTTCCCTGCAATTACTCAAAGAATTCTCCGTTGACGATGCATGCTTTAAAACCCAATGGCTAAAGGAAATGCCTTAA
- a CDS encoding outer membrane lipoprotein: MKKLLWILLVLPMLANAAYNRNEARPVNEVVYGEIDTVRYITQQEIVESKANGWETLLGAAIGGLIGNQFGGGTGKEVATAVGAVAGAGIARNRGNTQYKVEYKLVELLVKTKDDKLVNIIQDVDNSMLFNRGDDVRILYFSDGVRVDLAY; the protein is encoded by the coding sequence ATGAAAAAGTTGCTTTGGATTTTACTTGTTTTGCCTATGTTGGCAAATGCAGCTTACAACCGGAACGAAGCTCGTCCTGTTAACGAGGTCGTTTATGGTGAGATTGATACGGTCAGATATATTACTCAGCAAGAGATCGTCGAGTCGAAAGCAAATGGCTGGGAAACCTTATTAGGTGCGGCGATTGGTGGCTTAATTGGTAATCAGTTTGGAGGCGGCACCGGTAAAGAAGTGGCGACGGCTGTCGGCGCCGTAGCAGGTGCAGGTATTGCTCGTAATCGAGGCAACACTCAATATAAAGTAGAGTACAAACTGGTCGAGTTATTAGTGAAAACCAAAGATGACAAGCTAGTTAACATAATCCAAGATGTCGATAACTCTATGTTGTTTAACCGAGGCGATGATGTGCGAATTCTTTATTTTTCAGATGGTGTTCGGGTTGATCTCGCGTACTAG